The genomic stretch TAAATGGAACATTAAGAAGGGGTATTGGTTTTTTGAGAGGATACGGTTGGAACACTCTCACCCCCTGCATCCGTCGCCAAGCTTAACACAATACATGAAGGCGCACAAGGAGAAGGACCCAACGATCATGGGGATTGTTGATCAGATGCAGAGGTGTGATGTACCCCTCAATGCAACCGTTAATGTGTCGTCAGACATATATGGTGGTCGCCAAAACTTCACATTCACAGAGATTGACTTGAAAAATAGGTAATGTAGATAGTGCAGTACTTTCACAGCATCTCATCTCATTTGGTAATTTATCTGTTTAAATGGATTTGTTTGATGTTGTGATTTCAGGATAGCTGCAGCTGCCAAGGCGGAGAGGGAAAACGATATTCCCAAGCTGCTAGAGTTCTTTTCGGAGATGAAGGCTCAGAATGAATATTTCTACTATGAGGTGCAGGTGGACAACGAAAACATTGTAAAGAATGTTTTTTGGAGTCATGCAAGCCAGCGTGCAGAGTATAGAGATTTTGGAGATGTTGTCGCATTTGACACCACATACAAAACTAATATGTATAACATGCCTGTGGCTATGTTTGTCGGTTCAAACCATCACCTACAAAATGTCGTGTTTGGGTAGGCACTTTTGCAGGATGAGCAAGCTGACACGTTTGAGTGGTTGTTTAAATCATTCCAAAAGTGCATGACCGGGAGTCGTGATCCAAGATGTATACTCACTGGTTAGAAAACAAAATTTTCTTAAATATTTCTCAAAGATAGGATACAAAATTCTAGTAAATGTTTGTTATTGCAATTTCTCGTAAATGTTTCTTGGTTCCAAATTATCGTAAATATTTCTTAGTGCAAATTCTCGTAAATATGTCTTGGTGCTAATTCTCGTAAATACTTTTTAGTGGAAATTCTCGTAAATATGTCTTAAAAATGTTTTGACTTCTCGTAAATTCTCATGATTATATCTCGTAGATCGATGTATGTTATGATTTTTTAACTTCATGTTTTGTGGTACAGATCAGGATCCGGCCATGGCTTTAGCCATCAGTAGGGTGTTTAAAAAAACTCAACACAGGTTGTGTCGTTGGCACATGCTGAATAAGTATCGTATTAATTATATGTATAGTAGTCACATGTTGTATGTTTGCTGGCTTTTCTTGAATAGAATGACGAGGCATGTAGTAAACCGTATCATTGATGTCCCTAAGCTGCACACACAAAATAGAAATAGGCAAGTGACAGTAAATAGGCATTGACACAGAGGACGGCGTTTAAAAATGGGGGACAATAGTTACTGTGTCTCACCGGTAATCGCCCAAATGTGATCTTTCCTTGGTCGTCCTTTGTCTTGTCAGCAGCAATTATTTGTTTAATCAAATCTTGATTAAAGTACTTGGCATGGGGAATATCCTTGTGATTTGTTTAATCAAATCTTGATTAAAGTACTTGGCATGGGGAGTTcgacaagccatttcttgccaaacttcttcaaccggtcgtaaattcttggcttgaggccttgtaggatcatgccgttggcacgttctacttggccgtttgtcctagggtgtcctacggccg from Miscanthus floridulus cultivar M001 unplaced genomic scaffold, ASM1932011v1 fs_725_2_3, whole genome shotgun sequence encodes the following:
- the LOC136532839 gene encoding protein FAR1-RELATED SEQUENCE 5-like; its protein translation is MVPNDELRFNSSDEAKEFYYKYASKAGFDVSITKSHKTVIELNCNKQGHWDFYKPGEDRVREKMSMRCGCMAFVKVKWNIKKGYWFFERIRLEHSHPLHPSPSLTQYMKAHKEKDPTIMGIVDQMQRCDVPLNATVNVSSDIYGGRQNFTFTEIDLKNRIAAAAKAERENDIPKLLEFFSEMKAQNEYFYYEVQVDNENIIRIRPWL